A section of the Salinisphaera sp. T31B1 genome encodes:
- a CDS encoding methyltransferase domain-containing protein: protein MGLGADPDADIVFDGRRLPLASGSVDAVVITHGLEQVADPHALLRDCARVLSERGQLVALVFNPLSLWALRQGLPSRRSTRFQPCSAPPSAGRLSDWMRLLEFCPEQLWRYGLGFPVFGRGFRVGREHRWMQSIAWCSQAYLMTARRQVSPRTPVAGSLRKRRRLPAAALARSSHRGVTCRR from the coding sequence GTGGGTCTGGGCGCGGACCCGGACGCGGATATCGTCTTCGACGGGCGCCGGTTGCCGCTGGCCAGCGGCAGCGTCGATGCGGTGGTCATCACCCACGGGCTGGAGCAGGTCGCCGACCCGCATGCGTTGCTGCGCGATTGCGCGCGCGTGCTCAGCGAGCGCGGCCAGCTTGTGGCGCTGGTATTCAATCCGCTGTCGCTGTGGGCGCTTCGGCAGGGCCTACCCTCGCGCCGGTCAACGCGTTTTCAGCCGTGTTCGGCGCCCCCCAGTGCTGGCCGTCTGAGCGATTGGATGCGCCTGCTGGAATTCTGTCCGGAACAGCTTTGGCGCTACGGTCTGGGGTTTCCGGTGTTCGGCCGAGGCTTTCGTGTTGGGCGCGAACATCGCTGGATGCAGTCGATCGCCTGGTGTTCGCAAGCCTATCTGATGACCGCGCGCCGGCAGGTCTCGCCCAGAACGCCGGTCGCCGGCTCATTGCGCAAACGCCGTCGTCTGCCGGCCGCGGCCTTGGCACGCAGCAGCCACCGTGGCGTAACATGCCGCCGATGA
- a CDS encoding Na(+)/H(+) antiporter subunit D, giving the protein MPAWLNNPAVLLMLAGCVLPVLPYRARMVVLLGAPVAGLVWLWNIPMDTQTHMALLDYSLVPLRMDGLAFTFGVIFHIAAFISGLYMVHTRSRLEPAAALLYAGSAIGAVLAGDLITLFLFWEVTAIASALLLVIRGLRDAMIVARRYLLVQVGSGLLLMAGAAIHIEATGDVAFNHIGLDSPGGWLIFFAFGVKAAFPLLHNWLQDAYPAASATGTVVLSAFTTKMAIYALARGYAGTELLIPIGATMTLFPILYAMLENDLRRVLSYSLNVQLGFMVVGVGIGTQLAINGAAAHAVTHILYKALLFMAIGAVLRQTGHVRATELGGLARQMPWTTAFCVIGAASISAFPFMAGFVSKSLILSAVAHEHWPWTWIVLTAASAGALLYVGIKIPYFAFFAPNDQIRCKEPPRNMQIAMGLTAAACLLLGFFPTLLYSILPYPVDYQPYTFSHIVTQMQLLAFSALAFWLAWRAGLYPRPKRAVHLDSDWTYRWVLPRVGRVAERLYRAVIGKLGGGFGQLTALGMARLRLRYDGTGVMSRTWGTGWMVLWVAILLVVYLLAYY; this is encoded by the coding sequence ATGCCGGCCTGGTTGAACAACCCCGCGGTGCTGCTGATGCTCGCCGGCTGCGTGCTGCCGGTGCTGCCCTACCGTGCGCGTATGGTCGTATTGCTGGGCGCGCCGGTGGCCGGGCTGGTCTGGCTCTGGAACATCCCGATGGATACCCAGACCCATATGGCACTGCTGGACTACAGCCTCGTGCCCCTGCGCATGGATGGACTGGCCTTCACCTTCGGCGTGATCTTCCATATCGCAGCCTTCATTTCCGGGCTGTATATGGTGCATACACGCAGCCGCCTCGAGCCGGCTGCAGCCCTGTTGTATGCCGGGTCGGCCATCGGCGCGGTGCTGGCCGGCGATCTAATCACCCTGTTCCTGTTCTGGGAGGTCACGGCCATCGCCTCGGCGCTGTTGCTGGTAATCCGCGGCCTGCGTGATGCGATGATCGTCGCGCGCCGTTATCTGCTGGTGCAGGTTGGCTCAGGTCTGTTGCTCATGGCCGGCGCGGCGATTCATATCGAGGCGACCGGCGATGTTGCGTTCAACCATATCGGCCTGGATTCGCCCGGCGGCTGGCTGATCTTCTTCGCGTTCGGGGTCAAGGCCGCGTTTCCGCTGCTGCATAACTGGCTGCAGGATGCCTATCCGGCCGCCAGTGCCACGGGCACGGTGGTGCTGTCGGCGTTCACGACCAAGATGGCGATCTATGCGCTGGCTCGCGGGTATGCGGGCACCGAGCTGCTGATTCCGATCGGCGCCACCATGACGCTGTTCCCCATCCTCTATGCGATGCTGGAAAACGACCTGCGGCGCGTGTTGTCGTACAGCCTGAACGTGCAGCTCGGCTTCATGGTGGTGGGCGTGGGCATCGGCACCCAGCTGGCCATCAACGGCGCGGCAGCGCACGCGGTCACCCATATCCTCTACAAGGCCCTGCTGTTCATGGCCATCGGTGCGGTGCTGCGTCAGACCGGCCACGTGCGCGCGACGGAACTGGGCGGACTGGCACGTCAGATGCCGTGGACGACCGCATTCTGCGTAATTGGCGCGGCGTCGATCAGCGCGTTCCCGTTCATGGCCGGCTTCGTGAGCAAGTCGCTGATCCTGTCTGCCGTAGCCCACGAACACTGGCCCTGGACCTGGATCGTACTGACCGCCGCATCGGCGGGCGCCCTGCTGTATGTGGGTATCAAGATTCCCTACTTCGCGTTCTTCGCACCGAACGACCAGATCCGCTGCAAAGAACCCCCGCGCAACATGCAGATCGCAATGGGGCTGACCGCCGCGGCCTGCCTGCTTCTGGGCTTCTTTCCGACGCTGCTGTACTCGATATTGCCTTATCCGGTGGACTACCAGCCGTATACCTTCAGCCATATCGTCACCCAGATGCAGCTGCTGGCATTCTCTGCCCTGGCGTTCTGGCTGGCCTGGCGCGCTGGACTTTATCCACGCCCCAAGCGCGCCGTGCACCTGGATTCGGACTGGACATATCGCTGGGTACTACCCCGCGTCGGCCGGGTGGCCGAGCGCCTGTATCGTGCGGTGATCGGCAAGCTGGGCGGAGGTTTCGGCCAGCTGACCGCGCTCGGCATGGCCCGCTTGCGCCTGCGCTACGACGGCACTGGCGTCATGTCGCGCACCTGGGGCACCGGCTGGATGGTGCTCTGGGTCGCGATCCTGCTGGTGGTGTACCTATTGGCCTATTACTGA
- a CDS encoding monovalent cation/H+ antiporter subunit D family protein has translation MSPVWLAVLVAFPAVMSLAVAALGRWPNARESVSVATAIALFVGVASFIGPVTAGMRPSLTLFEVLPGLGLTFTLEPIGLLFALVASGLWSLTTVYAAGYMRGNDEHAQTRFFVCFALAIAAAIGIAFAGNLVTLFIFYEMLTLSTYPLVTHHGDVESRNSGRVYLGILLTTSIGFFLPAIAVTYVLTGSVSFTDGGLMSGAGLGVVGAAALYALFLYGTGKAALMPFHRWLPAAMVAPTPVSALLHAVAVVKAGVFIVLKLTVYIFGVDFLAETGASRPMMWVAAITVLGASLIAMTRDNLKARLAYSTVSQLSYIVLGATMASSLGILGGSMHIAMHAFAKITLFFCAGAIYTATHRKNVSDLDGLGYAMPITFSAFFIASLSLIGIPPMGGIWSKWYLMEGAADAGHTILICVLAISSLLNIVYLLEIPTRAFFHNPRPDTPRSWAEAPWACVIPLSITAAGCIVWFIYPLPFLELLAPWAPR, from the coding sequence ATGAGTCCCGTATGGCTTGCCGTGCTGGTGGCATTTCCTGCCGTGATGAGCCTGGCGGTCGCGGCACTGGGGCGCTGGCCCAACGCGCGCGAGAGCGTGAGCGTGGCGACCGCCATCGCACTGTTCGTGGGCGTGGCGAGCTTCATCGGGCCGGTCACCGCCGGTATGCGCCCGAGCCTGACGTTGTTCGAAGTCCTGCCGGGACTGGGCCTGACCTTCACGCTGGAGCCGATCGGGCTGCTGTTCGCGCTGGTTGCCTCCGGGCTGTGGTCTTTGACCACCGTCTATGCGGCCGGCTACATGCGCGGCAACGACGAGCACGCACAGACCCGGTTTTTCGTGTGTTTTGCGCTGGCCATCGCGGCTGCGATCGGCATTGCCTTTGCCGGCAATCTGGTCACGTTGTTCATCTTCTACGAGATGCTCACGCTGTCGACCTATCCGTTGGTCACCCACCACGGCGATGTCGAATCCCGAAACAGCGGGCGGGTCTATCTAGGCATTCTGCTGACCACCTCCATCGGTTTCTTTCTGCCGGCGATCGCGGTCACCTACGTGCTGACCGGCAGCGTGAGCTTCACCGACGGCGGGCTGATGAGCGGCGCCGGCCTGGGCGTGGTCGGCGCGGCCGCACTCTATGCGCTGTTTCTCTACGGGACCGGCAAGGCGGCGCTGATGCCCTTCCATCGGTGGCTGCCGGCGGCCATGGTCGCCCCTACGCCGGTCTCGGCGCTGCTGCACGCAGTGGCGGTGGTCAAGGCGGGCGTGTTCATCGTTCTCAAGCTGACGGTCTACATCTTCGGTGTCGATTTCCTGGCTGAGACCGGCGCCTCGCGACCGATGATGTGGGTGGCCGCGATCACCGTGCTGGGCGCGTCGCTGATCGCCATGACGCGCGACAATCTCAAGGCGCGTCTGGCTTACTCCACCGTCAGCCAGTTGTCGTATATCGTGCTCGGCGCGACCATGGCCTCGAGCCTGGGGATCTTGGGCGGGTCGATGCATATCGCCATGCACGCCTTCGCCAAGATCACCCTGTTCTTCTGTGCCGGTGCCATCTATACCGCGACGCATCGCAAGAACGTGAGCGATCTGGACGGTCTCGGCTATGCCATGCCGATCACGTTCTCGGCGTTCTTCATCGCTTCGCTGTCGTTGATCGGTATTCCGCCGATGGGCGGCATCTGGAGCAAGTGGTATCTCATGGAAGGCGCGGCCGACGCGGGCCATACGATCCTGATCTGTGTACTGGCGATCAGCTCGCTGCTCAACATCGTGTATCTGCTTGAAATACCCACCCGCGCTTTTTTCCATAATCCGCGTCCGGATACGCCGCGCAGCTGGGCCGAAGCGCCCTGGGCGTGCGTCATTCCCCTATCGATCACGGCTGCCGGCTGTATCGTGTGGTTCATCTATCCATTGCCGTTTCTGGAACTGCTCGCCCCCTGGGCGCCGCGCTAG
- the rnhA gene encoding ribonuclease HI, translating to MKDDDKARVVIHTDGACRGNPGPGGWGALLQYNGKTRELCGGENGTTNNRMELTAAIEALNALRRACVVELHTDSNYVRQGITQWLHNWKKNGWKTAAKKPVKNAELWRALDDACQRHEIDWRWVKGHSGDPGNEAADALANRGIDEMR from the coding sequence ATGAAAGATGACGACAAAGCCCGCGTGGTGATCCATACCGACGGCGCGTGCCGCGGCAACCCAGGTCCGGGCGGCTGGGGCGCACTGCTGCAATACAACGGCAAGACGCGCGAACTCTGTGGCGGTGAGAACGGGACCACCAACAATCGTATGGAGTTGACCGCGGCCATCGAGGCGCTCAATGCCTTGCGGCGCGCGTGCGTGGTGGAACTGCATACCGATTCCAATTATGTCCGTCAGGGCATCACCCAGTGGCTTCATAACTGGAAGAAGAACGGTTGGAAGACCGCCGCCAAAAAACCGGTGAAGAACGCGGAACTCTGGCGCGCATTGGATGATGCGTGCCAGCGTCATGAAATCGACTGGCGCTGGGTCAAGGGACACAGTGGCGATCCCGGCAACGAAGCCGCCGATGCCCTGGCGAACCGCGGCATCGACGAAATGCGCTGA
- the dnaQ gene encoding DNA polymerase III subunit epsilon, translated as MRQIVLDTETTGLEPEQGHRIIEVGCVELANRRLTGNDLHLYIHPDREIDQGAIEVHGITLEFLDDKPRFAEIADTLAAYLADAELIIHNAPFDLAFLNHEFRRIQPDRPTLESVQPVIDTLVEARQLYPGQRNSLDALCRRFDIDNSNRELHGALLDAQLLADVYLSMTGGQIDIGLAADDEDQGNALATAGLADHLSSADRRPRVVRASDEEQAAHMRYLDLLAKASGDRCLWQTLEASGSGDQPRDSVIGQ; from the coding sequence ATGCGCCAGATCGTGCTCGATACCGAAACCACCGGGCTTGAGCCCGAACAGGGCCACCGGATCATCGAGGTCGGGTGCGTGGAGCTGGCCAATCGGCGGTTGACCGGCAACGATCTGCATCTGTACATCCATCCGGACCGGGAGATCGATCAAGGCGCGATCGAGGTGCATGGCATTACCCTGGAGTTTCTCGACGACAAGCCGCGATTCGCCGAGATCGCCGATACCCTGGCGGCCTATCTGGCCGATGCCGAACTGATCATCCATAACGCACCGTTCGATCTGGCGTTTCTCAATCACGAGTTTCGCCGCATCCAGCCGGATCGCCCGACGCTGGAAAGCGTTCAGCCGGTCATCGACACGCTTGTAGAGGCGCGGCAGCTATACCCGGGCCAGCGAAACAGCCTCGACGCGCTGTGCCGTCGTTTCGATATCGACAACTCGAACCGCGAGTTGCACGGTGCGTTGCTCGACGCCCAGCTGCTCGCCGACGTGTATCTGTCGATGACCGGTGGCCAGATCGATATCGGACTTGCCGCCGACGACGAGGATCAGGGCAACGCGCTGGCCACGGCCGGTCTGGCCGATCACCTGTCGAGTGCCGATCGGCGCCCTCGGGTCGTTCGTGCCAGCGACGAAGAGCAGGCAGCCCACATGCGCTATCTCGACCTGCTCGCCAAGGCCAGTGGTGACCGTTGTCTGTGGCAGACGCTCGAAGCCAGCGGTAGCGGCGACCAGCCTCGCGACTCAGTAATAGGCCAATAG
- the gloB gene encoding hydroxyacylglutathione hydrolase — protein MLDIKALPALSDNYIWVIENGDHGEVAVVDPGEAEPVQQYLAESGRRIGAYLITHHHGDHVGGLPTLLAEHPAPVYGPRTEADRIGHIDHPVAGGERFRLDFLDADFDVIDVPGHTSGHIALVTPGALLAGDALFRGGCGRVFEGSHAQMQDSLAKLRNLPASTRVYGGHEYTQKNLAFAAAVEPDNADIKSVIKEVDALRADGRPSLPGTLDEERRINPFLRWDIPAVAAAAEAHAGHSLDGPAAIFGALRDWKDAS, from the coding sequence ATGCTCGACATCAAAGCGCTTCCGGCTCTCTCCGACAATTATATCTGGGTGATCGAAAACGGCGACCACGGTGAGGTGGCCGTGGTCGATCCGGGCGAAGCCGAGCCCGTCCAGCAATATCTTGCCGAGAGCGGCCGTCGTATCGGTGCCTATCTGATCACGCATCACCACGGCGACCATGTCGGGGGCCTGCCCACCCTGCTCGCCGAGCACCCAGCGCCGGTGTACGGACCGCGCACGGAAGCCGACAGAATCGGCCATATCGATCACCCTGTAGCCGGCGGCGAGCGTTTCCGACTCGACTTTCTAGACGCCGATTTCGACGTAATCGATGTGCCCGGGCACACGTCAGGACATATCGCCCTGGTGACCCCCGGCGCGCTACTCGCCGGCGATGCACTGTTCCGCGGCGGCTGTGGCCGTGTGTTCGAAGGCTCCCATGCCCAGATGCAGGATTCGCTCGCGAAGCTGCGTAACCTGCCAGCGTCCACACGCGTCTACGGTGGTCACGAGTACACGCAGAAGAATCTCGCATTCGCCGCCGCCGTCGAACCCGACAACGCCGATATCAAATCGGTGATCAAAGAGGTCGACGCGCTGCGTGCCGACGGCCGACCCTCGCTGCCGGGCACGCTCGACGAAGAACGACGCATCAACCCCTTCCTGCGCTGGGACATCCCCGCGGTAGCCGCAGCGGCTGAAGCACACGCGGGTCACAGCCTCGACGGCCCGGCCGCAATCTTCGGCGCCCTGCGTGATTGGAAAGATGCGTCCTGA